Proteins encoded by one window of Aphis gossypii isolate Hap1 chromosome X, ASM2018417v2, whole genome shotgun sequence:
- the LOC126552165 gene encoding uncharacterized protein LOC126552165 isoform X1 has protein sequence MILLYRIKKKKHLTMIWILNSKEHFCFENRNLLSTVMKTDIIVEGDGDSSVMKKLHLVKPYGDDFVTKEIECSNHILRNYVNKLKDISIKRRTTKVVNIPKNIRQAIKDRILRLR, from the exons AAAGCATCTAACAATGATATGGATTCTAAACTCTAAAGAACACTTTTGCTTTGAAAATAGGAACTTGCTTTCAACTGTTATGAAAACAGATATTATTGTCGAAg gtGACGGAGATAGTAGCGTCATGAAAAAACTACATTTAGTTAAACCATACGGAGATGATTTTGTAACAAAAGAAATTGAATGTTCCAATCATATACTGCGCAATtacgtaaataaattaaaagatatttctattaaaaggAGAACAACTAAAGTCgtaaatattccaaaaaatataagacaaGCAATTAAAGATAGAATTCTTAGACTTAG GTGA
- the LOC126552165 gene encoding uncharacterized protein LOC126552165 isoform X2 produces MILLYRIKKKKHLTMIWILNSKEHFCFENRNLLSTVMKTDIIVEGDGDSSVMKKLHLVKPYGDDFVTKEIECSNHILRNYVIYYGKLFLHTFI; encoded by the exons AAAGCATCTAACAATGATATGGATTCTAAACTCTAAAGAACACTTTTGCTTTGAAAATAGGAACTTGCTTTCAACTGTTATGAAAACAGATATTATTGTCGAAg gtGACGGAGATAGTAGCGTCATGAAAAAACTACATTTAGTTAAACCATACGGAGATGATTTTGTAACAAAAGAAATTGAATGTTCCAATCATATACTGCGCAATtac GTGATCTATTATGGGAAGCTATTCTtacacacatttatttaa
- the LOC114127732 gene encoding uncharacterized protein LOC114127732, with protein sequence MNKSNEKALDRNEGADQPESRPNFVDKITSTVKNISRYFKGDRDQAFIWRLRAIQPENDLEPDTTKDEPGLMTAIRITKEQIDKRLQCAVCLDDFVIKEEAMKLMCDHIFHEECITNWIIVHGTCPVCRRYYCPGELHLPQERVTPPVNPTVVQRLYRTICSPLAYFFPRLVSVPAAANANNGRRPNRPTPMYRLVRSERVLSDADRERIENEALETMDDYVFCHVMFVMQNSERQRYPGTAVTVMAEHMRNRFGQLHRLPGPVDVDPAGVNPPPPQPPRPAAVRQGFEMPTDVTTTEYLGHY encoded by the exons atgaataaatctaATGAAAAAGCTTTGGACCGTAATGAAGGGGCTGATCAACCTGAAag TCGTCCAAATTTTGTTGACAAAATTACAAGTACTGTAAAAAACATATCCAGATATTTTAAGGGTGATAGAGATCAGGC CTTTATTTGGAGACTACGTGCAATTCAACCTGAGAATGATCTTGAACCAGATACGACCAAGGATGAACCAGGATTGATGACTGCAATACGTATTACTAAAGAACAGATTG ataagCGACTCCAGTGTGCTGTTTGCTTGGatgattttgtaattaaagaGGAAGCGATGAAATTGATGTGTGACCATATATTTCACGAGGAATGCATTACTAACTGGATTATTGTG CACGGCACGTGCCCGGTCTGTCGCAGGTACTATTGTCCCGGCGAACTGCACCTGCCCCAGGAACGAGTCACCCCTCCCGTCAACCCGACCGTTGTTCAACGTTTGTATCGCACCATCTGCTCGCCGTTGGCGTACTTCTTCCCGAGACTCGTCAGCGTCCCGGCCGCCGCAAACGCTAACAACGGGCGCCGGCCAAATCGGCCGACCCCGATGTACAGACTCGTGCGATCGGAGCGTGTCCTCTCGGACGCGGATCGCGAACGCATCGAAAACGAGGCCCTCGAAACGATGGACGACTACGTCTTTTGCCACGTCATGTTCGTCATGCAGAACTCGGAACGCCAACGGTATCCCGGTACAGCGGTCACCGTCATGGCCGAGCACATGCGCAATCGGTTCGGCCAGTTGCACCGTTTGCCCGGACCCGTGGACGTCGATCCCGCCGGCGTAaacccgccgccgccgcagccTCCGCGACCGGCTGCCGTAAGACAGGGATTCGAAATGCCGACTGACGTCACCACGACCGAGTACCTGGGCCATTACTAG